In the Zingiber officinale cultivar Zhangliang chromosome 5A, Zo_v1.1, whole genome shotgun sequence genome, gagtgaagccaggctgtgggaaagtcctggtgagtgaagccaggcagttggaaagtcctggtgagtgaagccaggtgaaaatcctagtgagtgaagctaggtgaaagtcctggtgagtgaagccgggcaggggaaaatccagatggatcaagggtgatcggacatctggtgttgagaaggtcaagtaagtcaagggagtgaccggatacttgacacgaaaagaaaagtccaagtgggtcaaagggattgaccggacacttggtggggagtcttagcaggtcaagggagtgaccggatgctaagcatgatgtaccaataggtcaaggttgaccggatattggtttggacttggtttgggcaaaaaccaagacctggatcggtctggtgaccgatccagtgatactgtgatttcttgatcggtctggagaccgatcagaaagcgatcagtgcctctgtgagcttactgatcggtctggggaccgatcagcatgaagcctgatcggtccccgggaccgatcagggtacgcacagaaagTTGGGCGCTTTTCTGTAGAGCAGCTGGATCggtttggagaccgatcagcatggagcctgatcggtctccacgaccgatcagagacgcagccacctctctggTGGGATCggttcggggaccgatcagactggggcctgatcggtctctcggaccgatcaggatagctccagaccgatcagggcgatGCCTGATCgatctggccctagccgttgagagacaacggctaggctatttttgGCTTATGTGTTTCTGGCTTTttggcttgcaggttcgcaggttatataagGGTTCGAGTGACTCTACaaaacttcttcctctcctccgaaccttcttcttctttctgctgctgagctctgctgagttcttgaagcgttgaagcttcgcgtgagcttccctttgGCTGGGTCActtgctgttgtaggcgcttggagctgctgcttcttccagtcgaagagaaggcaagcaagagttttcttactgttgtatttcttgctgtttttttccttgtatttgtactccttatcttgctggtgcaagaagtagttgtggcgaggtttctccacccataaggagttcatattagccggttttccggggactcatccaccgacggattgactggactcgtccaccttacggacacgccgaggagtaggagccctaatctccgaacctcgttacatcggtttgtttgaggtttgtcttcttttccttcgtttctatgtgtcattttccgctgcgctaaccctagtttgtagaaacgcgacgatttagggtcggctattcacacccccctctctagcctccgtacgaaggatcctaacacttaCATATCTTGATGAAGATATGTATGCAATGTTAGACAAGATAGTAACTATCATATACAACTACGGACTGAAGAACAAAGTTTGTCAATATGATCCTTCACAATCTATCACTCACCTGGAAAGTAAGTTGACCATTCGCATCACGGCTAGTGCCACATTTCAcattaataaatttaacaaaatcatCCAACTCCCGTTCAGCCTCATAATCTTCACCAGCTTTGTTTTCCTTGGGAAAAAACTTCAAGGTAGGATAACCACTAACTCCAGACCTGAAATGCAGAAGGCATCCCGCTTAACAAACTAATTTCAGAATGACAAAGTTGAAAATTCTAATCCTCCCACATAGGAAATGACTAAATAGTCTTTAGTATAGTGAATTTTTAGATGGAATCATTGATATCAAACCAAATTATTGCTAACACCCTATCATAGTaaggatgatataccaaaaaaaataactgaagaggacttcatcatgataatttgaggaataataatgattaaGCACAAAATATAGTAGGTCATAATGCACATTTTTCACACAATTTTCATGTCAGATGAATGTTGGATAAGGTTGGAAGCATTTTAGCATTACACTTCTTCTCAAACatcaatgaattcaaatattaaatttgtAGAAAACAAGAATTGTGAGTGAATCTGATCCTCCTCTCAATTAGATGTTGATTCTGCATTTAAGGTATCAACTGACATCACAGTACCACAATTCCCcaaatctaaatctagtacatgGGTGATTAGAAATACAGAACTCTCAGTTTAACAACTATTTAGCAATATGTAAGTTTCAAAATACATAtaattcaataaatgatacctacTTTCAACTTACTCTAAATTAACATCATATAATATTTCTCCAAAATCTAAATAGGTAGCAGAACTAATGAAGCATTCAAGGTACACAATTGACTAAATTCACATCAATGAATCAGGTTAGATCTAGTAATCTCATAATTAAAAACATGGCAAATATGACCTTAGGCTAATCTAGGTCTTAAGCCCTGTCTCAACAAAAATACTCACAGGAGCAAGATGCTTGCAGTGGCCACACCTGTTTGAAGATAAGAAACTTAGTCGTCTACAGTGGATAAGGAAAAGTATCTAATGCTACAAATGGAGAGAGAAAAAAGAACCTCAGCAAATACACTAACCATGGATCATAGAATTCAACAAAAACATCTTTATTTACATCAAGAACAATCTGATCAAATGTCTGGAGTCAATACTACTACATTAGAAGGGATAGTTGCTAGTAGTGTGCTACATTTAGACTCAATCACTACATGGCAGTATAGCACACTAGTAGTGTACTACATTTAGACTCAAAATGATCAGAAAAGATAAAACCAAAAAAGGAATATGAGCATGTCCTATTCAGTAAAAGAGATGATGCTTCTTGGCCTGATTTAGAACGATGTTAACCTTCCCAATCAAAACAGATTTAGCCTTTTTAAAGCTCGATCCAATCTTTTCATATTCAGGGGCAAGcttcttgtagtgcccaaatgagtcaaatgAAGCTAACAAAAATTCTGTCATGGCCACAAGAGATTGAAATGATTACAATATTAGAGGGAAAGCCTATGGATAAAATTTGTTCTCATTGCTTAAAAAATAAAGGTATAACAATTCCACCTTCTAACAGATAGTTCATGTGGTCTTATAATCAAATGTTGATGGATAAGTTTGTATACAACTTATAAAGCAAGTTCATCGAGACAATGATTCCTTTGATATTTTGGATTTGGTTTTCGCTTACAAGTGTGCTTTAAAGATAACAAAATAAACTGATCACCTGCCTCTATGCATGTTTGACAACTATAATgtcacttatttttttaaaatttctccaTGCAGTTGCTACACAAGCAAACAAAGTGATTTGATTTTGAAATTTcaaatatttgaaatatttaattaattcgtctgcAATATGAGGAGAAAAATGAATAACAACCCGACAAGAACACAAATTTAGTAGGTTTTCATAGTTCATAGGTATCAACTACCATTAAGTCATTGAATGTAGTTCCAAACAAAGGCCATGCAAATCTACTAATCTTTtacaaactaaatttttttttatattatctaACTCATTACATTTGGGAAAAAAAATCTCAGCTGAATTTGATTTTGGGTCAAAACAAGGTGATTTTATTTTGGGTAAATAGAATTAAACCTGAGTTGAACCTTAAGACCCCAAATTTAAGTAGGAGAAACAAGAAATTTGATTGGATGCCAAAAAGGAGCATACTTAAGTCTGGTCCCAGAAGGATGCATTAGAGAAAATCCACCTAGTACAAACTAGTATTAGCTGATTTGGCCAAAGTTAAAGACAATACCTAGTGCATTAGTGCCCTTAAATTTTCAATTGTTTAATTCTCAAGACATTCTTGTTAGTAGGAAGTCAGTATTCTTCTCTTCTCAACATATATCTCACTAATCTAATCAACAACTGAGGATAGCACCATAAGAGATAACATCTAAACTACACCAAATATTGAGAATCCTACATAGCAACATATTAGCTATTTCCTAAATAATGATCTAACTATCCGTCAATCAAATGCATTTCTACCAATCAGCTTAAAGAAACAACAAACAACTAAGATTTCATATTTCGTATTGAACCTTCAAGGACACACCAAAGGCTACATATATAAAACAATACAACAAAGAATTGAGAGAGATTTACTAATAAGGTCTCCCCTGATGGCAATCGGCTCATCATGAATACAGTTGACCAAACAGTGCATGCAACTTCAGGAAAACTAGCTGCATCTCTCACGGACACTCCTTCTGGGATGGGAAGTAGCTGCCCAGCAGGAACTGCTACCTTCTCCGCATATCCTCCTCCACTTAGGAGGGCACATACCTGCAGGATGGAGCGAACTAGGTCATATGTTATTCACAATTCACTATCAAAATTTTGATCCCAAAACTAAGAATAAGACAATGTAATGACGATAGACACCGAAAGCACCCAAATTCATTATCTAAAGCAATCCACCTGGATGAGGACCTCGTTGTCACCAACCGTCGGATCGTCCACCTCCTGCACCTGAAGAACCTCGGGGTCGCCGGGGTTCGTGATCACCACGGCCAAAAGAAGAGATTTTAGGGTTTAGAGATGGCGGCCACCAGGAGGATCGGCGGTGAAATGCGAACGAGGGCGGGAACGACCGCTGTCTTCGATTCTACACCTCGCTTCTTTCCGGCAAGGGTTGAGACAGGGAAAACAGCTTAAGTGAGTAAAAGCTCCGCTGTTGTCGCCAACTTGCCCTTTTAACTGTGAGCCCTTTTAACTGTGAGCATTTCTATAAAATGAAGGGCTCCTCTTCTCAACCTAAGggtggagttggaggagatgcggtgtggttggacggagaagtaagggcatcgtgtcttgatcttgatcgggagaggaaggggcgtcgatctaggaaggagaagagggagatgaggttgagagagatggtcggagatTTAGGTTTAGGCTtaggcgagagagatggtcgcgcggaggaaggggcgcgatatagatttaggtttggggGGAACTTCACAATGTTGCAAATTTTAGCTgtgggaatattaaaatattttattttggttttttaacaccggattttaaaaaccacagttaaaatcggtgtctattaacgaaaaaaagggcgctcatagacatcgcctaaaaaaccgatgtctatgagctaaaatctgcgctcatagacatcggtttttagaaaaaccggtgtaaaatactcaaagacatcggtttttgcttaaaaccgttgttgttccactgatgtctatgagggtttttgttgtagtggatggACACCGAGGATGGACTCAGCGTGACTACTCCAACACTCATGTTAGCGGGCTCGAAGAAAATGAAAGTGAGGGAGATGTAAAGGAGTCTATATGTTTGTGTGCACATACTTGTGGCCGCAGGAGCGGACACCCTTTTATAGAGTTGTAGCTATCCCATTCTCCATGTATTCTGAGATGAATGCTTACATTATCCACATTTTTTGGGATTAAACGACTATGTTGCCCATATATTTTGGGATTAAATGACTATGTTGCCCATGTCCTTTGGAAGgaaattgtaagtaccccgtggtagttttgatatgatcaatcaaatcaagttaggttctgttgtcttttgatgccttgtagctaagtgtgtaggaacttaggagcacaagaaattgagcaaaagatgtagctagctagaaggacggcacgggagagagtcgacaggctcagtgtgtctgagggacgaggtgttgtagAAGAGTACGCTAGTGGACGAAAAGGAGGCacgcgacatttccgagggacaaaaagccagagcagaaggttgatcaagaaggccggaaaataggtttgggtgagtcctattctggatggtcgaaatcatccaagcgagcagaaccggagcggAATACtcagacaaaaagtcaactagaagttgactctgctccgggcgcttggagctaTTATGGGCGCTCGGAGCTATTCCGAGCGCTTGGACTCTGAGCACCCAGAGCTATTCCAGGAGCCTGGATCACTTGGGGTAGCCAGGGGACCCAGGCCGTGCCCTAGTCGAAGGCTGGTTTAGCCAGTTCGGGCGCTCGAATCTGGTTCAGGTGCCCGGACCAGAAAATTTATCTTTTATCGAGCTGTCAtgatttgttgcatcgtgggtaaaattttatccactcCTAGGTGctcagaacccttccaggtgcttgAATCAACGCTATAAATACAGCCATGATTTCAGCAGTTGAACAATAACACTTGTAAATAATTTCTTTGTTTGTTCTACTACTGTGTGAGCTGTCAACGCTGTAGGAGATTTTGATAGTGAGCTTTAATTGTCTTGGATTAGAAATCCTCTGATTATAAATTAAGTAATTCCTTTTGTGTCTTtgtctttagttaatttacttcttatttctttttcttacaAGTATTTGTTTTAATAAAGCTATAAGTTTCAAGGAAggtgttttgtttgtttttattgtgcagaGCAATTCACCCCTTCTTACCGACCACAAGGGACCATCAGTAACGGTTACATTGCCAACGTCTGCTGGGTAGCAGCTCGACATATTATGTAAGATGCAAGTCCTGCCTGAGAGAGTTGAGAGATTGAGATGAAGGGGAGTCGAGCAACCGAGCTGGAGGAGTTAGGCTCCTGAGTAGGCGAAGTCATGTGACTGGATTGTTGGAGTCGGGTGACCGAGCTATTGGAATCGGGCTCCTAAGCTGGTAGAGTCAGACTCTTGAGTTGGAGGATTCAAGCTCTTTAGCAGGCGAAGTTGGGTGATCGGGTTGTTGGAGTTGGGTGATAAACTTGTTCAAGTCGAGCTCCTAAGTTGGCAAAATTGAGTGACCAAGTTGTTGGAGTCGAGTGACTAGACTCTTGGGGTCGGGTGTCGACTATGTTTATGACCTGATTCGATATATCCATCTTATACTTGGCTTTACTTTTAACCCAACAACTTGACTATTAACCTGATTTTATCATGTATAGGCTTAGGGCTATAAAcgagctgagccgagccgagtttTGGGATGCTCAAGCTTGTTTAATAAGATAACTGAGTCAAgctgagccgagcttaaaatgaaccaagcttttaaaataatttttcaagtttggtttggtttattttttatgagcttgaacttattcgaagcttgacttgagcttggttcgtttagatgctatcaagctctcaattcaagcttggcttgaagttgatttgtttagatgttatcgagctctcaattcaagcttgtttgattgtttgaaacttttagttgtttgattgatgagtaagcttgataattcaaacttatttgtttatttattgattatttagtatattgaaaagagttttaaataataaatatgatTCGTGAACATTATTCACAAACGTTACTCATCAACATTGTTTATAAATGTTGtttatgaacattgttcacgaacattaataaactgaacacatatgtattcaaacttatttatttagtttaaagaACTATTCaatcttatttatttaattaatattatatatattaaacgaacataaataaatttttatcaaactaAACACTAAATTTATTCGGGCAATATAATAGCATGTATCTGCCACATGAGAATATAATATCATTGGCAATCAAAATAtgaatattaaaataaatgtcACATTTACACAACTTTACACCAACTAAgttggtatttttttttgttattaatcAATCACTTATTTTTCCACTCTTATACCATAAACATTTTTCTATATTGGCCGCGACATCTCTCCGTGACAACTATCCGCGACCTGTTGGCAGTCCACGTGGCGACCTCCACCTCAGCCCTCTCTCTCCGCGACGCGAATGAAATCCACTCGGGCCACAATCTGTTCGTTAAATGCCCTAACTCTCTTCTCCCCCTTGCGACTTCTTCTCCCCCCTCACGTCGCGACAACTTCTCCCTCCCCTGCCAACTTCTCTTCTCCCTCCCCTGCCCTAACTTCTTTGAAAGCACCGCAGCCGCTTCTCCCCCCTCGCTGAAGCAGCAACAACTCCCTCCCCTGCCCTAATTTTTGTTAAAGCGTCGTAGCCGCTTCTCTCCCCTCGCTGAAGCAGCAGCAACTCCCTCCCCTGTCGTTTTCTATTCTCCCTCCCCCCCTGCCCTAACTTCTTCGAAAGCACCGCAGCCGCTTCTCCCCCCTCGCTGAAGCAGCAACTGTTCTCCCTCAGCGAGGCTCGTCTCCTTCAGCATATTCAAAGGATTCAAAGAAGCACATCAAGTTATAGCAGCAAGGAGTAGTGATTTTGAGTACTCTTTAagataatcaacttcttcttctacATCTTTTCTTTCTTCAATTCGTGGACGAGACAAATCCTAACAATGTTCCACATGCTTTTTGTATTCGTTTCATATTGACCATCATAACTCTTGCACATCTTCCATGGTGATTACATTCTTCAGATTCTTGTAATATAATATATCCCCTATCAGGAATTTGAAGATGTCATAGTTGGTTCAATCAAGTTTACATTATGTAGCCTGACTATTGATACTAGCCATCGATCTCTCTCTATCAATGCTATTCTAAATGCTATTCTAATGCAACTTGGTAAGCCTGAATTCCTATTCTTTATGAGTGGGAAACACACCACGATCCTTTAGCACAATCTAAACCAAAAGAAATTGCTTTATTAGTAGAAAGAAGTTGATGATCTTGGATGTACATCAACTTCTGTTATTTGCTTGTATCACATAATAATGCAGTAGGAAAATAGTGAGATCAATCCCAGACTGTACATACAAACAAAAATTAGCACATATCAAGAACTCGCCATATTTACGTTTGAAAGACTTTTGAAATGTTTTAGTTATAAACTGTACATGGAAAGCTTTTGTTATTTTAGATTCAAGTAGAGTTCTTTCACCAACAGCTGATGCAGCAAATCCAAATGAACATTTGCTTGGCTTAGTTCTAATATGACAGAtactttcaaaagaaaaacaaaagaaacattaTCTCTACAATCTCCATGTTATTTATTGGAAGAGACACAAATCTTTGTTTCAGTTATTTCTTGCATATTATCTTTGTTTCAGTTATTTCCTGCATGTTATTTTCTTTCTTCAAGTATCATTTCTGCTGCTACAATAGCAAAAAATCACATTGCAAACTGCAAAAACTTTCATATAGGCTTCATTTTGTTTCATGTTTAATTCCTTAGCACAagaacatgaaagacattattGATTTGCCCTGTTATAGCTTTATTTTTGTGAAGAATGACactatttttttaatctaagtaatgaaaatttaattattaggTTGCTATTTCATGGCATCATCAAGTTATAGCAGCATTGACAATACGAGATATCAACCTGTAAGATGCAAAGACCGCGGACAAATAACATTGGTGTGCGTTTCTAAATCAACCAAGAATCCTGGAAGACACTATTATAGATGTGGCCAACATGGATGACAAAAGTGGGTGACTACCGATACTAGTTCATCTGGTAAAATTAAAAGTGAAGAGAATGCTTCTTATGGACATAATCCGATAATAATCAATGTACCAAAATTCATTTGGATATCAGTGTTGGTGTACTTGATTCTCTTAGTCGTGATCCTAATTGTGTTGTTATTTCATCTGGTTGGTTAGTGTTATGTCATGTTGATGTTGTAATATAAATGGCTAAATGTTTGTATTCTGAACGCAAACTTGGTTTGTTAGTTTATATTATTAAACACCGTTCAAATAGAAATTTCTGAgtgtttaattgaaatgtttaattggaatgtttAATTGATTTGTAGGATTAGTTTATACATCAAATTTACTACGAGCTTCGTGCAATGATATGTAAAAGCAATATAAGGAGCAATCTCGAAGATTGAAGAAAAAACAACtcttcatttataatatttgaAGTTGCCAACATTCACAATTCTCTCAGAGGTCTTTTATTGGGAAGACAAATTTCATAGCAACCAGTGATAACTTCAAATCCCAACTACTGTAAAAGTTCCCAACTTAGTTAATTGCAATACTTGACAAAGAAAACTAATAACTATGAGAAGGAAATGCACAATCATATCATAAATTGACGTGAATGTAGTAATCAGTCTTTCTTCCCAAGTAAACTGATAAGATTATGAGATTTTGCTATCGCAGGACTGAATGTCTATTGCTACTGTGTTGATTCATCTAAGGACTCAAAAAGTTTTTCTATGCAACTGTTCTGATACAAAATTTGACGCATCTTTGCCACTACTATCAACATCTCTATCATACATATAGTCCATCACATTAGTCTAAACACTAAATGTTCTTTCTTCTAGACTCCACTACAACTGAAGAGCTTCTTCTCATATTCTTTCTCTCAATTAAGAAATCATAAAATAACAATGTCTCAGTGAATGTCTGGGAGCTGTTGCCTAGGAGCTTTTAGGGGACTATTGCCTGGGAGCTTTTAGGTGTAGCTTCGAGATATGAATGTCTCAGTGAACTATGCCATGGTGAAGTTTTAATTTCATAATCTTTATTTGCTGATGCAATCTGAATAGTTATAACAATCGATCTCAGTGACATTGATAATTTCATAGCCAATAAGATGACACTAACAATATAAAATCACACAAGAACACGATATATGAACAACAACAATATGAAACCAAACTACAAAATCATTAACATAACACCAATAGGCTAAAACTGAGTTGAAAATATTATAGAGGAACAACAGAAATTAAACAATATATTGCCTGAATATAAATTCAACAGTACATCAACAATTGGTTCTTGATTCACAAactggcatacatcaaaaatctATATTCAAAGGTATAGAAAGCAGGAAACTGCAAAACAGAGAGTTGAGGCTTGTGCTAAGGCTTGAAACCACAAGGGTGTGCATTTAGTAGTTTTGCGGCTCTCTCCTTTTGAATGGCTCCTGCTCATGAACACAAACAcaagaaagatttagaaaattcaATGAACCAATTATCAAATTTTATATGAATATGGATGGAAATCCAATTTCAAACAGCATATCTTCTGAAACCACAAAGAAACAAATGGTTTGTTCTATTGGGGAGGATGCTACGAAACACTACTGATCAAATTTCCATAGCTGATTGATGATGGGTAAATGTGTGAGGGGAACTGAAAA is a window encoding:
- the LOC121979793 gene encoding protein disulfide-isomerase like 2-1-like, with protein sequence MENGQSMVEQLEEASTSGAKVIHSPLKVRTKGRPPIKRKQSKVEQIVKKSIAKARKKVCALLSGGGYAEKVAVPAGQLLPIPEGVSVRDAASFPEVACTVWSGVSGYPTLKFFPKENKAGEDYEAERELDDFVKFINVKCGTSRDANGQLTFQSVVVYDSYYLV